Proteins encoded together in one Gammaproteobacteria bacterium window:
- the sdhA gene encoding succinate dehydrogenase flavoprotein subunit — MDIPRRRFDALVIGAGGGGLRAALQLARGEANVAVVSKVFPTRSHTVAAQGGVNAALANVLPDNWHWHMYDTIKGSDYLADQDAVEYMCRAASHLVYELEHSGVPFSRMDNGKIYQRPFGGQSQNFGGAQAARTCAAADRTGHAILHSLYQQNIKARTHFFDEFYAIDLLRDEQGYILGALVLEIETGEPLIIESKTTLLATGGAGRIYRTNTNARINTGDGMGMALRAGIPLEDMEFFQFHPTGIAGKGMLITEGVRGEGGYLVNRDGERFMEKYAPNAKDLASRDVVSRAIYTEVKEGRGVGKNADHVLLKVDHLGAEVIKKRLPGIRDMARTFAGVDPIEAPIPIYPTAHYTMGGIPTNRYGQVVVPYKTGEEEIPGLYAAGECACVSVHGANRLGGNSLLDIIVFGRAAGNHILEFLKKERRHRPLNMESVDKAVARLTRWDQKGDGESVDSLRNDLQTEMEKHCGVFRTREILEEGVDKIRAVKARLPDVRLKDHSKVFNTARIEALELENLVEVALATVHSAAVREESRGAHSRVDFPDRDDKNWLKHTLYFMENERIDFKPVNLKPLSVDSFPPKERVY, encoded by the coding sequence ATGGATATACCACGTCGGCGTTTTGATGCATTAGTAATAGGCGCGGGTGGCGGTGGTTTGCGTGCCGCCTTGCAGTTGGCCAGAGGCGAGGCCAATGTGGCGGTGGTGTCTAAGGTGTTTCCCACCCGTTCGCATACGGTTGCGGCGCAAGGTGGTGTGAATGCTGCGCTGGCCAATGTCTTGCCTGACAACTGGCACTGGCACATGTACGACACCATCAAAGGCAGCGACTATCTCGCCGATCAGGACGCAGTGGAATATATGTGCCGCGCCGCCTCGCATCTGGTGTATGAGCTGGAACATTCCGGTGTACCGTTTTCACGCATGGACAACGGCAAGATTTATCAACGCCCCTTTGGTGGACAAAGCCAGAACTTTGGTGGAGCGCAGGCTGCGCGAACATGCGCGGCGGCCGACCGTACCGGGCATGCGATCCTGCATTCCCTGTATCAACAAAACATCAAGGCGCGCACCCATTTCTTCGACGAATTTTACGCCATCGATTTATTACGCGACGAACAAGGTTATATCCTGGGCGCGCTGGTCTTGGAAATCGAAACAGGCGAGCCATTAATAATAGAATCGAAAACCACGCTACTCGCCACCGGCGGTGCAGGGCGAATCTATCGCACCAATACCAATGCACGTATCAATACTGGTGACGGCATGGGCATGGCGCTGCGTGCGGGCATTCCATTAGAAGACATGGAGTTCTTTCAGTTTCACCCTACGGGTATTGCCGGTAAGGGTATGTTGATTACCGAGGGCGTGCGTGGTGAGGGCGGTTATCTGGTTAACCGTGACGGCGAACGCTTCATGGAGAAATATGCACCGAACGCCAAAGACCTCGCCAGTCGTGACGTGGTAAGTCGCGCGATTTATACCGAGGTGAAGGAAGGCCGCGGCGTAGGTAAGAATGCCGATCACGTCTTGTTGAAAGTCGATCACCTCGGTGCGGAAGTAATCAAGAAACGTCTACCCGGTATACGCGATATGGCGCGCACCTTTGCCGGTGTCGATCCGATTGAGGCGCCGATTCCGATTTACCCCACCGCCCATTACACCATGGGTGGCATACCAACAAATCGTTACGGACAGGTTGTGGTGCCGTACAAAACCGGCGAAGAGGAAATTCCCGGTCTCTACGCCGCAGGCGAGTGTGCCTGTGTGTCAGTACACGGCGCCAACCGTCTCGGTGGAAACTCTTTGTTAGACATCATCGTCTTCGGTCGCGCCGCCGGAAATCACATTCTGGAATTCCTAAAAAAGGAACGTCGTCATCGTCCATTAAATATGGAAAGCGTCGACAAGGCCGTGGCACGCCTGACCCGTTGGGATCAAAAAGGAGATGGTGAAAGCGTCGATTCACTGCGCAATGATTTGCAAACCGAAATGGAAAAACACTGTGGTGTGTTTCGCACACGGGAAATTCTCGAAGAGGGCGTGGACAAGATACGCGCCGTCAAAGCGCGTTTACCCGACGTGCGTTTGAAAGATCATAGTAAGGTTTTCAACACTGCACGTATCGAGGCCCTGGAACTGGAAAATCTGGTCGAAGTAGCCCTTGCCACAGTGCACTCGGCAGCCGTGCGCGAAGAGAGTCGCGGTGCCCATAGTCGGGTGGACTTTCCCGATCGCGACGACAAGAACTGGCTCAAACACACCCTGTATTTTATGGAAAACGAACGCATCGATTTTAAACCGGTAAACCTGAAACCTTTGAGTGTGGACAGTTTTCCGCCCAAGGAGAGGGTGTACTAG